The Hevea brasiliensis isolate MT/VB/25A 57/8 chromosome 9, ASM3005281v1, whole genome shotgun sequence nucleotide sequence tatatatatatatatatatatatatatatatagaatttaaaatttttacacaCTTAaataagaatattcttgatataATATAAATCACCCTACCTCTTGAATTGATGACACATTCCTGAGAGGTGGTACTCCACTACATATAGTTCAGGTATCACATGATAGTATAATGCACGAATAGCATGAATGCATAACACTCAAGCACACTAATAAGTAAGCTTGCTGGAAGGGAGGATGAACCTGCCATGACCAGCCGGAAGACCTGTTAATTTTACTGGTGTTCCTATCAGTAACTGAGTACGGTATGCCGATAATGACTACTTAGAGGGGTCACGTATCCATAAGGGTGATTTCCTACTACCTTACGagtcatttaatttaataaaattatatatcagAGTAACAAATATTTTGAGTGTTGAATTTGACCGCTCATAAAATAAGATAGTCGGATAACTTGATCTCTAAGCTAATTTCACACTATTAATGTGTTGAGAGTCTATTACACGACTAATACTCAAACCTATATTTGTTAGATTTACATAATAACTACCAATTTAAAAATGTGTTATAATTACCCTAGAGGAGACATACCTTAACTATTGATAGAGTTATAGAAGAATAGTACAAACCCACTTGGCATAGACATTTACATGATAAACTATATTATTGTTACCATAGAGGTATATAAAAGCATTTATTACACCATCTAAAACATTCCTTGACCTTTAATTTTTTACTCTCTACACCTTGACTTCCTTCTCTAGCTTTCCTTTATTTAAACTTTGCTACCTTGTACTATAATTTTTTCATTGGAGTGTTAAGGGGAAAACACCCTTTGTGCTCTAACTCTTTGTTATCTTATAGAAGAAGTCATAGATTAATACTAAGCTCATACGAGTGTCCAGAAAGAGTTATAGAAGCATCATGAATACTTTGTATTTCACATGTATCCTCTCAACTACTACCTTGATATCTTGCTCATGTGTCTTTCATCTCAAATATTACCGCATACGAATAATATTTAAttgtttttttaaatttttacacacttaaattattttttattttttaagtgaaGAGATAACTTTTTCTTCATGAGCCGTTTAACTAATTCGATTGGTGGGTTggtctaattttaataattatttggtGTTAAAATTTAAACGGCACATATATTTGCTCTCTTATTATATGTCAAAGGATTGTAAAGTTAAGTAAAGAgctaatattttttttcatgattATTTCACAGTGTtgaagggaaaaaaaattatatttttaaaagaaaaattaataaaataaaaatagaaaaaaaattcctCGGACAAAAGACAGGAGCATCAAGCATTAATGATGGAGATGAAGGAATGTTGCTAGAAAGAAGAAAATGATGATAATTGAGAAGCAAAAGGAACATTAGGACCATATTGGATGAGTAATTTTCCATGTGCAATAGAATAATCATCCGTCCAAAGCGGAGAGGATGACTACTCTGCACCTCCATTTCTCAACATCTTTTCTTGCCTTTTTCATCTTCTAGTATTTTTTCTATGTGTGCTCCTTCTTGCCAATCACCTTGTCCAGGAAAGTGCCTACTTCTTCACTAGCTACGTACATAACTCCATCATCTTGCTGCATGGTCATTCCACAATTGCCAATTCCCTCAAACAAAACCTTAAAAATTCCTTGGTGATTTGTTTTTGGATTATTTTTTATCGTAATTAAGTCGAGTCGAGTAAatattatgtattttacttgGAACTCAACAAGACTAGAAAATTGCAAGATTCGAAATTTGATTATTAACTAATTTAACTAATTTAAATAGCTCTTGAAACTCCATAGGTAATGGAACTTTTACAGAACAAATCCTCCCAAATCTCAGAGAAAGCCTCAACAATAACCCCATGATAATGCCTAGAATTCAAAGACAAGAAACACTGCAAAAGTTGCTCCAAATCAGTCACTTCAAACATTTGCTTCTCCAATATCATCTCCATCATCGATCTCTTGAAGTCCTCGTACGGGTCCTCCGATTTCTTCACCACTGCGAAGCTCTCCCTCACCTTTCCCTCCACCGTGCACGGTATCAGCCACTGAAACCTCGACAATCTGGCCGGAGATGACTGTGACTCGTCACAACTCTTTCTCGCTTTCCTTTTAACGTATCTTTTTGCCTTCTTAACCTTTTTCCTGCGATGACTGATCCTGTTAAGGGGTGATTCACGTATGGTTTCCAAATGGGCACGGAACTCCGGCGAAGAATAATCAGTAGAGAAGCTTCTGGTTGATGATACTAACGTTTCCGTTTCCTCATTGTCTATATCAAtttcttcttcatcatcatctAAACCTTCACTGCTGAAAAGTCCGctatcagctgaggaactgctgATGCGGATTCTTGGTgttgttttcttcttctttttaatcCGTCGTCTTTTCCGCTCCGTGTTGGGCGGAGGAGGTGGAGGAAGAAAAATGTTATCGTTTTCAAAGTCACAGGAAACCAAAGAGTTAGAAATTTTCCGACGAGGAGTTTCGTCGTACATTTTGGCCACAACGTGCCatttctcttctctttcccatTGGAACTCAggcggaggaggaggaggaggtggtggtggtgatttGGTGCGTTCGGTCTCAGAGAGGTAATGTGTAGTAGTGGATCGTGATCTGAAGCCACTGGTGATTGAAGCGAAGGCTGAGGACATATGACGCTTGATAGAGGAAGAGTGTTGGGGCTTGGATGGAGGTGGGAGATGGAGTTTGACCGGAGAAAGTCCGAGAAATGAAGGGACAGGATTGGCGGGGAAAGTGGACGGGTCTTTGGAGCGGCAAGAATTGAAGGATGTGATTACTCTCGACAATTTAAGCTTGAAACGTTTCGCCATTTTTGCAGAGCTGGTCTCTGTCCGCAATTGCTCTATGGCTTTATGCAGCGTCAAAGCATAGCATAAACTGTTCGAGAAAAGCTGGACAAATTTATGCATAGCATGTGATCTATTTAACATGGTCGTTGGATCcgttgaaattatatatatatatatataacccacaatatagaataatttttcttttttttttaataaaataaaaagcagATGGATTATTTGTATCAAATTCtcaaatataatataattgatttttcaggtcctgaaaatttatgatcgaAGAATATGATATCCAGTACTGAGCCAGGCCACAGCTGCATCCAGCGTACGTAGGCTCAACAGACACTAGAAGCAGTGAAGCCTGACAAACGCACGTGGAGCCTTATTGTTCATGTTTAGTAAAAAATCCAATGGGTAGATCAaatactcaaaaaaaaaaaaatacaattaaaatCTACGTACTTGCATTCCATTAGGTGGCCAAAGCCAAGACAAAGTTTAGCATCTCACAGTTGGATTACGCGTTTTGCTTTCATTTCACCACCTAAAAAGCAATTTCCTTTTTTTTACCCCAAAGAAAAAAAAGTATTTTTCATTGTTTTTCAATTGAAAAGCTTAAAGATTTAATAAGCAAATCTTTAAAATTTCAAGATCTTCGAATTTGCTGTtgtagttgtgaaatattttcttGGTAAGAGAGGGAATAACAACATAAAAAGGAGAGAAAGAAATAGCCTGTATATCTTGAATTACATTTAATTGTAATACTATATATTATTATCTATTCTCAGATCAGATCAGAccagaccttatgaactgtaaaACAAAAGCAGCTCTTGTCATCTCCATTTTCGACCATTATTTAATAGTATCGATTGCAGGCAGCATGCAGGGAAAAAGGAGCCGAGCTTTTATATAAAGTGTAAGTATATATTGGGACAATATCTTTTgagaagaggaagagagaaaaaaAGGTGGATTCGAAGAAGCTGTGTGGTGGGGATCCGAGGCAGCAAAATGATCATTTGCATGAAAGAAGAGCTTTTTATTTTCTTGCTCTTTTTACGGGCGCAATGGTGATTGGCCTTTGCCTTTAATATGGTGCCTGCTACGAGTCCCTAGCTTTGAGTCAGATTTTTCTTACCCCTCAAAGCGTGGGTTTTgagctttttcatttttttaaaatttccgaACGTTAATCAACATTGCCGATGGCCTAAGTGGGTTGGAGCTCTATATATGACATCTCTttcctctttttattttttatttttttaaattttttttttatcatgtttAAGTTTGGCCACAaattgatttattgatattcgaattaaaattaaaattaattaataattttaaatttaaattaaaaaataaaatagagatCAATCTCAATTCATTCTTTCTTTGAACCCTATATAAAAatcgaaaattttcaaattttttcccataatttatatttttatatgcataaatttataataaatgatATTTAAGCCCCAAAATGTTTTCAAGAAAATTACTTTGACCAATTTATTTAAGGAATAGTATTTTTGATATATTATAATTACAACTTAATTGAGTgaattaacataaaataaaagaaaattagcacaaaataaaagaaactaacataatttacataattttaaaatcaaaataattagcataaataaaggaaaaataaaatatttaaaattattaaataaaggaaattaatttaagtaataaaaaaattaaactaattaaaataaaagaaggaAATTAACACGACtaacataattaaaaaattaatataactgAAAAATGATTATTCATAATTAAATCAAAAAATTTCATTGAtatcatttttaaattaaatatataaaaaagtatattttttaatgaaaatctAAATTAGAGGTAGCATTTGGTATCAGTTTGCTATTTGATACACTGTAAAATAATCAAATATAATATatacctttttatttatttaagtatatatcttttaagaaatattttttaGAATATATCAAGAAATATACTCCTATCACTCTTCCTTTTAAATATATAGGGTCAAATAATAAtggaaaatatatattttatctcTCTCCAAACATTATCTTTCTTTCCTTCCTTTCAGAAAAACCTCTCATCTCTTCCCTTCCTACCATATCTCTACTGTACTATTGCTCCCTCTAACTTGATCGTTGTCGGACTCTCTGACCCTTTTTTCTTTACGTAAACTTCCTTTAGAGCGAGCATTCGGTTAATCAAGCCGAACAAACTGAATTTTTAATTAACTGAATTATTAATTGACTTTAAAACTATTAATTGAATCAAATTGAAATAGAGAGAAAACTgaaattaatcaaaataaaaaatattcagTTGGTTATCAGTTATAACTGAATTAGCCGAAAAAAAAGTTATGTtagtaattatttaataaattattaataaaaatatatttatcttatttttttatttataaaaataataaatatgatttaatattaataatatagtaattataagtaaaatattattataaaatcataaaaataacaaatatgatttaatatgaataatataataattataagttaaatattattataaaatcataaaaataataaatatgatttaatattaataatataataattataagttaaatattattataaaatcataaaaataataattattaataatataaaattaatatattaattaatttaaattcgattattttgattactaaatCAAAGGAAACTCAACCGATGATgactgaaaataaaaaatttttattattactaactGAAAACTAAATCGaattgaatttattattattgaaataacaaaattttattaatttggtttggttaatAGTTATAACCGAATAATGCGACTAACTTATaactaaaaaaaaagaaagaacatATCAATGAAACAACAGTTTCAAATTTCATCAATATCCATACGAAAATAGCAAAAtttaacatttttatttttcaaatcgaAGAATTATTGTGGACAATCTTATTatcttatatttatttatttaaaataatttataatcttAAAAAAATTTAGCATTTTAAGCTTTTTATTTAGATGgaatttaattcaattgaattcttttacctttcgacTTTCCAAacacatttttataaaaaatctcaaaaattcaaaattttttttaacataaattatatttatttttttttataaataaatataaaaataaaatggatatatttattttattttttaaattatttaagtaattaaattaaattcgaaaatttattcatttaaattattttttatacaatTAGTTTTGATTTGGATTCCAAATCCAAAAcctcatttaaattattttaataaaattaaattctaatacaaAAATTGATCAAAACGTCCACTTCCACATCTTATGCCGATGGCCTAAGTGGGATGAAAGGAGAAGAAAATTGGCGTGAGTTGGGCTTTATATAGGGAAAAAAAAGTTGATATGGCAAGCCCAACCCGCCTCAAAACAGCACTGTTTTAAATACCTGAATCTCAGCAGCCGGACAGGGACCGTCGCAGTTGACGTACAATTTTGTTAGAATCGTGCTTCCTTCCTTCAAAAACCAACAATTTTAGATTTCCTCATCTTAAATCTTACTCTGAAAATTCTCTCTCTACGCTACTCCTCCCTTATACCACTAGCTTTCGTGAGCTAAGAAGATCTTTCTTCTCCTTTTACAGTCTGATTATGGCGAATGTTGTTGTCGAGACCACTTATGATTTTGTTGCCAAGCCTTGATAATAGACTTTGCAATTGATGTTTAAAATTTCAAATTGGAATCAATTGGCACACCTCCACTAAAATAACCTAAGCCATTTTGATTTGTTAGTTCCACACTTATAAGACTCTGCCCCCAACATTCCAACAATTGCAAAACTATACCAGTTGCCTACAGTGTACATTGGGAAATGGGCCACTGCAACAAATGAAGAAGTAGAGGAATACCTAGCAAAAGGGAATTCCCTGCACATATCGATTTCGTATGCCAGAGGAGAGGAGTTTGAAAATTTATTAACTTATTCAGAGTGAAGTTAGTTCTATTCTTTGGACATGCAATGTTATGATTGCTTTGTTACCCACTGTTATCCAAATATGGTTGTGGGTGTCTTATGCATTAATGATTGTTCTCCCACTGACATTACATTGACCTGTGTTCGTGTCGAAGTAGATATTATTTATGAGAGAAGGGTGTGTGGGGGTGGGGGTGTTGGGGGGAGGAGGGGTGGGTGGGTGGGTGGTGTGGGGGTGTGTGTGGCTGGGGTGGTTGTCGTTTGACTGTTTCTATATGTGATTTGTTTAATGCATGGCATTTAAATTTCCAAACTTCTAACCTCGTATGAATGTCTTGAAGGTTAGCTGGAACTGGGACACACTTTGGAGATTTTATAATTATGAGGACCGATGTACGACCTGTGTACAACTTTTGTGTTACCGTTGATGATGCTGCCATGGCCATCTCACACGTGATAAGGTAATTGCTGTACCATGACCCTTATGGGGCATAAGATAATGTGCTGGCTAGAGGGTATGTTCCTCCTGTTTACTGCCATCGAAGTCCTAATTTTTGGTTTGTGATTTCTTGTTTGTTGCATTTTTCCCATCCCATTTCAGAGCTGAAGAGCATTTGCCAAATATTCTGAGGCGAGCATTGATCTACAAGGTGTTATCAAAGTAAACTTCCAAatacacacacatacacatatGCATTTTGCCCTTCTTTCTGTCAAGGATAAGTTCATTTAATTGCCTACATATGATTCTGACACAGGCTCTTGGATTCCACATGCCTTACTTTGTACATGTTTCTTTAATTCTTGCTCTGGGTCGGATTAAATTGTCAAAACGGAATGGTGCAACTTCAGTGGGCCACGTTCTTGCCAGTTCTGTTGCTTATCTTTGTAGGTTTGATATTTTAGCATTCTGATTATTTCTGCATAtaagaattttatttttcaaGCAAAGACAGATGTTTCCAACAGCAAAAACCACTGTTTAACAGTTCAGGGAGATGAGGTCTCTGACCCAGGCAATGAGATGAATTTTAGTGTTTTGATTACAAAATAACaccatagtttttttttttcttttaattaatgtAGCATCACGGGTCTAATCATGTAGCTGATTATAATATGGGTAAAACTGGTAATTACTGGTATAAATCACGGAGCAAAGACCAATCACTGGTTCTTCCAGGTGaatgaattaaaataataataataataataataaaagcagACAGATAGAACATGTAACAATGTAATCTATAGACTGTAACTCCTCACCGAATCCTCCAAGAACTGATGGCTCGGACAGATTATCTCCTTCACCTTGTCTCCATTCTTATAAATCTTGAATGTTGGAACAGTTTTAATGCTCTCAGCTTTTGCTACTGCTAAGCTTTCTTCCACATCCACCTTCAATTAGTCGTGCACAAATAAGCATCTCACAATCAAAACAAATTCATCGCAAAAAATAAAAAGGCAAAAGCTTTCCAAGAATCCAATACATAAACATGTGAAATGCAATGGAATGAGCTCGTTAGCTTAAAGAGAAAATGAAACATAAATATCTACCTTAAAAAAATGAATTGATGGATACCGAACACATAGTGTATTTATGAATGGGGATATATCTTCAGATTGTTCATCAGATGCTGCTTTAAAATGAACAATCTTAACACCTGGAAATTGCAAAGATCTAGCTCAGAGAAACATATAGCGGGAAAGGTGGAAAGAGCAATGATGGCCAAGTAATTACTATACAAAGATATGTCAAAGGCTACAAGCATTCACCAGGTGATGAAATTGCAGCTTTAAACTTATCAAGACTGGAAATTTCTTCTACTTCACCCCCAAATTTTGTATTATGATCTTCACCAAGAGATTTCTTCAATTTGATCTGTGCTTGGTGTAGAGATTCCAGAACCTCATTGTCCCCTGGTAGTTCCCTTCTCAAGACGTCGTAATCTTTCACAGCTTCTGCCCATCGTCCAAGCTACAACATCACAAAAGAAGCAGATAAATTACCAAAAAAAGGATAAATAAAACTAAGAATTCAATGAACAATCTTGACAGCACATGCACGCACAACAATGCAGAACAAATATTCACCTTTACATTTGAGGCAGCCCTTCTAGATAAGGCCTTGGTGTAGTTTGGTTGTATTCTAAGGGCTTGAGTGCAGTCCTCTATAGATTTTTCCCACAATCCAAGTTTAGACCAACAAACTGCTCGATTGCAGTAAAGAACAGGGTTGGAAGAATCATATTTGAGGCCTTCCCCATAAGCTGAGCTGGCTTCCGCATATTTTCCAGCACTGAAAAGATCATTACCATGGTTACGAGCTCTTGCTGCCATTTTCACATTGGTTAACACCAAAGCAATGTCTACATTACTATAATCAATTAGCACAGCCTTCTCAGCCACTGAAACTGCATTCTCAAATCTGCAATAAATCTATTCTCCACTCATCATCCCAAAGGCAGAAACTGTTTTACAATTGAACTTCATGTAAAATCTCACCTTCCCAGTGCCAATTCAATCTGCGCTTGGACGTAAAGCACATAAGCTTCAGCAACCATACCAAATAACTTTGTTTGTAGCGGATAATATTCACCCTTGGGAATGTTTGATATGGTTGAATCTGCATCTTCAAG carries:
- the LOC110665032 gene encoding transcription repressor OFP7-like — protein: MLNRSHAMHKFVQLFSNSLCYALTLHKAIEQLRTETSSAKMAKRFKLKLSRVITSFNSCRSKDPSTFPANPVPSFLGLSPVKLHLPPPSKPQHSSSIKRHMSSAFASITSGFRSRSTTTHYLSETERTKSPPPPPPPPPPEFQWEREEKWHVVAKMYDETPRRKISNSLVSCDFENDNIFLPPPPPPNTERKRRRIKKKKKTTPRIRISSSSADSGLFSSEGLDDDEEEIDIDNEETETLVSSTRSFSTDYSSPEFRAHLETIRESPLNRISHRRKKVKKAKRYVKRKARKSCDESQSSPARLSRFQWLIPCTVEGKVRESFAVVKKSEDPYEDFKRSMMEMILEKQMFEVTDLEQLLQCFLSLNSRHYHGVIVEAFSEIWEDLFCKSSITYGVSRAI